The Rhododendron vialii isolate Sample 1 chromosome 5a, ASM3025357v1 genome contains a region encoding:
- the LOC131326745 gene encoding nuclear envelope-associated protein 2-like isoform X1, which translates to MSTSSERPREVDPLLKDLSEKKQNFRRNVVSLAAELKDVRGRLASQEQTFARETLTRQEAEAKAKNMEEEISRLHKSLEERNGQVQASASTAEKHLRELDDMRSQLSATKATADASAASAQSAQLQCLALLKELDEKNTSLKEHEVRVNRLGEQLDLLQKDLQVREFSQKQLKDDVLRIEHDIMQAIAKAGASKDCELRKILDEISPKNFENINKLLTVKDEEIAKLRDELRIMSAHWKIKTKELESQLEKHKRADQELKKRVLKLEFCLQEARAQTRKLQRMGERRDKALKELRDQLATKQHGGDWGSEKQNFWESSGFKVVVSMSMLILVLFSKR; encoded by the exons ATGTCCACGAGTTcggagaggccgagagaggtcGATCCGTTGCTGAAGGATCTGAGCGAGAAGAAGCAGAACTTCCGGCGGAACGTTGTGTCGCTGGCGGCGGAGCTCAAGGACGTCCGCGGCCGCCTCGCCTCCCAGGAGCAGACTTTTGCTCGCGAAACCCTAACTAGACAG gAAGCAGAGGCTAAGGCTAAGAACATGGAGGAGGAGATATCTAGATTACACAAGAGCTTAGAGGAGAGAAATGGGCAGGTTCAAGCATCAGCATCTACAGCTGAGAAG CATCTCAGGGAGCTGGATGATATGAGATCACAGCTTTCAGCCACTAAAGCAACTGCAGATGCAAGTGCTGCATCAGCTCAATCAGCCCAACTTCAGTGTTTAGCGTTGTTGAAGGAATTAGATGAAAAAAACACTTCTCTAAAAGAGCATGAGGTTCGTGTGAATAGACTGGGAGAGCAATTAGATCTTCTGCAAAAAGATCTTCAAGTAAGGGAATTCTCACAAAAGCAACTAAAAGATGACGTCTTAAGAATTGAACATGATATCATGCAAGCAATAGCCAAAGCTGGAGCAAGCAAAGATTGTGAACTAAGGAAAATACTAGATGAGATTTCTCCAAAAAACTTTGAAAATATCAATAAGCTTCTGACTGTAAAGGATGAAGAAATAGCCAAATTGAGAGATGAACTAAGGATTATGTCTGCTCATTGGAAGATCAAAACTAAGGAATTGGAATCACAG CTGGAGAAGCATAAGAGAGCAGATCAGGAGTTAAAAAAGAGGGTTTTAAAGTTGGAGTTTTGCCTCCAGGAAGCTCGTGCTCAGACAAGAAAACTCCAAAGG ATGGGTGAGCGGCGTGACAAAGCTCTGAAAGAACTCAGGGATCAGCTAGCAACAAAGCAACATGGCGGAGATTGGGGTAGCGAGAAACAGAATTTCTGGGAAAGCTCTGGTTTCAAAGTTGTGGTTTCAATGTCGATGCTCATCTTGGTCTTGTTTTCAAAGCGGTAA
- the LOC131326745 gene encoding nuclear envelope-associated protein 2-like isoform X2, whose translation MSTSSERPREVDPLLKDLSEKKQNFRRNVVSLAAELKDVRGRLASQEQTFARETLTRQASEAKAKNMEEEISRLHKSLEERNGQVQASASTAEKHLRELDDMRSQLSATKATADASAASAQSAQLQCLALLKELDEKNTSLKEHEVRVNRLGEQLDLLQKDLQVREFSQKQLKDDVLRIEHDIMQAIAKAGASKDCELRKILDEISPKNFENINKLLTVKDEEIAKLRDELRIMSAHWKIKTKELESQLEKHKRADQELKKRVLKLEFCLQEARAQTRKLQRMGERRDKALKELRDQLATKQHGGDWGSEKQNFWESSGFKVVVSMSMLILVLFSKR comes from the exons ATGTCCACGAGTTcggagaggccgagagaggtcGATCCGTTGCTGAAGGATCTGAGCGAGAAGAAGCAGAACTTCCGGCGGAACGTTGTGTCGCTGGCGGCGGAGCTCAAGGACGTCCGCGGCCGCCTCGCCTCCCAGGAGCAGACTTTTGCTCGCGAAACCCTAACTAGACAGGCAT CAGAGGCTAAGGCTAAGAACATGGAGGAGGAGATATCTAGATTACACAAGAGCTTAGAGGAGAGAAATGGGCAGGTTCAAGCATCAGCATCTACAGCTGAGAAG CATCTCAGGGAGCTGGATGATATGAGATCACAGCTTTCAGCCACTAAAGCAACTGCAGATGCAAGTGCTGCATCAGCTCAATCAGCCCAACTTCAGTGTTTAGCGTTGTTGAAGGAATTAGATGAAAAAAACACTTCTCTAAAAGAGCATGAGGTTCGTGTGAATAGACTGGGAGAGCAATTAGATCTTCTGCAAAAAGATCTTCAAGTAAGGGAATTCTCACAAAAGCAACTAAAAGATGACGTCTTAAGAATTGAACATGATATCATGCAAGCAATAGCCAAAGCTGGAGCAAGCAAAGATTGTGAACTAAGGAAAATACTAGATGAGATTTCTCCAAAAAACTTTGAAAATATCAATAAGCTTCTGACTGTAAAGGATGAAGAAATAGCCAAATTGAGAGATGAACTAAGGATTATGTCTGCTCATTGGAAGATCAAAACTAAGGAATTGGAATCACAG CTGGAGAAGCATAAGAGAGCAGATCAGGAGTTAAAAAAGAGGGTTTTAAAGTTGGAGTTTTGCCTCCAGGAAGCTCGTGCTCAGACAAGAAAACTCCAAAGG ATGGGTGAGCGGCGTGACAAAGCTCTGAAAGAACTCAGGGATCAGCTAGCAACAAAGCAACATGGCGGAGATTGGGGTAGCGAGAAACAGAATTTCTGGGAAAGCTCTGGTTTCAAAGTTGTGGTTTCAATGTCGATGCTCATCTTGGTCTTGTTTTCAAAGCGGTAA